In a single window of the Caulobacter soli genome:
- a CDS encoding LacI family DNA-binding transcriptional regulator — MSRLDRVRGATIVDVARLAGVSRMTVSRVINDGAAVRESTRLAVQAAIRELNYAPNLAARNLVTAGELRIGVIYSNPSAAFMSDFLIGVFEEATSAGARLILARGENGQAPTAQELQRLLDAGVHGVVLAPPLGESALVRDILRAADLPVAVVAAGRPPTDAINVRIDDHQASQAMAQHLLDLGHRRIGFIAGNPDQTASVSRLEGARAAIAAVPGAELVLAQGSFSYGSGLRAAEWLLDADPAPTAIFASNDDMAAAAVSVAHRRHLDVPRDLTVVGFDDTTVATTLWPPLTTVRQPVRQMAAVALDRLMRALRSPDPDGERAADHVLGHALIERDSTAPPRRVEAATSTSIPDANSGARAHV, encoded by the coding sequence TTGAGCAGGTTGGATCGGGTACGGGGCGCCACGATCGTCGATGTGGCCCGGTTGGCGGGCGTGTCGCGGATGACGGTGTCGCGGGTGATCAATGACGGAGCGGCGGTGCGCGAGAGCACGCGGCTGGCGGTGCAGGCGGCGATCCGCGAGCTCAACTACGCGCCCAACCTGGCGGCGCGCAACCTGGTCACGGCCGGCGAGCTGCGGATCGGGGTGATCTATTCCAACCCCAGCGCCGCCTTCATGAGCGACTTCCTGATCGGGGTGTTCGAGGAGGCCACCAGCGCCGGGGCGCGGCTGATCCTGGCGCGGGGCGAGAACGGCCAGGCCCCGACGGCCCAGGAGCTGCAGCGGCTGCTGGACGCCGGCGTGCACGGCGTGGTCCTGGCCCCGCCGCTGGGGGAGTCGGCGCTGGTGCGCGACATCCTGCGCGCCGCCGACCTGCCCGTCGCCGTGGTCGCGGCGGGGCGCCCGCCGACCGACGCGATCAATGTCCGCATCGACGACCACCAGGCCAGCCAGGCCATGGCCCAGCACCTGCTGGACCTGGGCCACCGCCGGATCGGCTTCATCGCCGGCAATCCCGACCAGACCGCCAGCGTCTCGCGCCTGGAGGGGGCCAGGGCGGCGATCGCCGCGGTTCCGGGCGCCGAACTGGTCCTGGCCCAGGGCAGCTTCAGCTATGGCTCGGGTCTGCGCGCGGCCGAATGGCTGCTGGACGCCGACCCCGCGCCCACCGCGATCTTCGCCAGCAACGACGACATGGCCGCCGCGGCCGTGTCGGTGGCCCACCGCCGTCACCTGGACGTGCCGCGCGACCTGACCGTGGTCGGGTTCGACGACACCACCGTGGCCACCACGCTTTGGCCGCCGCTGACCACCGTGCGCCAGCCGGTGCGGCAGATGGCGGCCGTGGCCCTGGACCGGCTGATGCGGGCCCTGCGCTCGCCCGATCCGGACGGCGAGCGGGCGGCCGACCATGTGCTGGGCCACGCCCTGATCGAGCGTGACTCCACCGCGCCGCCCCGGCGTGTCGAGGCCGCAACCTCAACCTCGATCCCTGACGCCAACAGCGGAGCCCGCGCGCATGTCTGA
- a CDS encoding MFS transporter produces MDAGMEKATVAKVTARLMPLFCLMYLIAYIDRQNVSYAKLDMVQALGLSEAAYGLGASLFFIGYFLFEAPSNLILARVGARVWFARIMFTWGLVTLALGFTQNATMFYVLRFALGVTEAGFFPGVLYVLTLWYPQAHRARMVGLFMIASAVANAVGAVVGGLLLDLDGTLGLAGWQWVFLVTGVPAVLLAPYVLWKLPDGPVQAKWLPDAQKAWLAKVLSAERGGEPDDHRGAWKAIFDPRVLLLASLYIGMPLGAYGLSYWLPTIVKSFGVSNSVNGLINVIPWLCVAVALWLVPRHAARHGASAWHIAGPCLLGALALTLSVIVPGAALKFAMLCIAAPAIFAAQPVFWSLPPSFLSGPRAAAGIAAINAIGNLGGFIAQNLVPLVRDATGSNLAPMLALAAVLVVTSLMIFYAMARLDKTRARAA; encoded by the coding sequence ATGGACGCCGGGATGGAAAAGGCCACGGTGGCCAAGGTCACCGCCCGGCTGATGCCGCTGTTCTGCCTGATGTACCTGATCGCCTATATCGACCGGCAGAACGTGTCCTACGCCAAGCTGGACATGGTCCAGGCCCTGGGCTTGAGCGAGGCGGCCTATGGGCTGGGCGCGTCGCTGTTCTTCATCGGCTACTTCCTGTTCGAGGCCCCGTCCAACCTGATCCTGGCCCGGGTCGGGGCGCGGGTGTGGTTCGCGCGGATCATGTTCACCTGGGGCCTGGTGACCCTGGCCCTGGGGTTCACCCAGAACGCCACGATGTTCTACGTCCTGCGCTTTGCCCTGGGGGTGACCGAGGCGGGGTTCTTCCCCGGCGTGCTCTACGTGCTGACCCTGTGGTACCCGCAAGCCCACCGGGCGCGGATGGTGGGCTTGTTCATGATCGCCAGCGCCGTGGCCAACGCGGTCGGGGCGGTCGTGGGCGGCCTGCTGCTGGACCTGGACGGAACCCTGGGCCTGGCCGGCTGGCAGTGGGTGTTCCTGGTCACCGGCGTGCCGGCCGTGCTGCTGGCGCCTTACGTGCTGTGGAAGCTGCCCGACGGTCCGGTCCAGGCCAAGTGGCTGCCCGACGCCCAGAAGGCCTGGCTGGCCAAGGTGCTGAGCGCCGAACGGGGAGGGGAGCCCGACGACCATCGGGGGGCCTGGAAGGCGATCTTCGATCCGCGCGTGCTGCTGCTGGCCAGCCTCTATATCGGCATGCCGCTGGGCGCTTACGGCCTGAGCTACTGGCTGCCGACCATCGTCAAGTCGTTCGGCGTGTCCAACAGCGTCAACGGCCTGATCAACGTCATTCCGTGGCTGTGCGTGGCCGTGGCCCTGTGGCTGGTGCCGCGTCACGCCGCGCGCCATGGGGCCAGCGCCTGGCATATCGCCGGACCGTGCCTGCTGGGCGCGCTGGCCCTGACGCTGAGCGTGATCGTGCCCGGCGCGGCGCTGAAGTTCGCGATGCTGTGCATCGCCGCCCCGGCCATCTTCGCGGCCCAGCCGGTGTTCTGGAGCCTGCCGCCCAGCTTCCTCAGCGGTCCCCGGGCCGCGGCCGGCATCGCCGCGATCAACGCCATCGGCAACCTGGGCGGCTTCATCGCCCAGAACCTGGTGCCCCTGGTCCGCGACGCCACCGGCTCCAACCTGGCCCCCATGCTGGCCCTGGCCGCCGTCCTGGTCGTCACCAGCCTGATGATCTTCTACGCCATGGCCAGGCTGGACAAAACCCGGGCCCGCGCCGCATGA
- a CDS encoding class I SAM-dependent methyltransferase, producing the protein MSVTLVFPVSTPAGRAYLKQALERGERVIGASIDTSDPTDGAAPWVRLPLVHDPEFLAAFLDLVRTHEVTQIHAAAHMVHAALGDMLREHGLTQLRIINRSALEEEFARWDDIFARAEHWRGLIAALAPTRTPPEPAFLAGVIRLAFDLFGESYDDKLAALLACLLDAPEGDIVEIGSLFGRSASVLLSGRALGQAERPLFVFDPWSSEVGAQKDLPQIMQDYTRAAGLERVALAFEATFAALAPQGAMTAYRTPSVSGHAIYRGDADGEAVRLFKTRPALKPSGRIALLHIDGNHDAPCAAEDVSLWSPLVPPGGWVAIDDYCWRYGDGPKLAGDALLERWGNGVARAFVAGDCLFIQRA; encoded by the coding sequence ATGTCTGTGACCTTGGTGTTTCCGGTTTCGACACCGGCCGGCCGCGCATACCTCAAGCAGGCGTTGGAGCGGGGCGAACGGGTCATCGGCGCTTCCATCGATACAAGCGATCCCACCGACGGCGCCGCGCCCTGGGTGAGACTGCCGCTGGTGCACGATCCGGAATTCCTCGCGGCTTTCCTGGACCTCGTGCGGACCCATGAGGTCACCCAGATCCATGCCGCCGCGCACATGGTCCATGCGGCGCTCGGCGACATGCTGCGCGAGCATGGCCTGACCCAGCTGCGGATCATCAACCGCTCGGCGCTGGAGGAGGAATTCGCGCGCTGGGACGACATCTTCGCGCGCGCCGAACATTGGCGAGGCCTGATCGCCGCGCTGGCGCCCACCCGGACGCCGCCGGAGCCGGCGTTCCTGGCCGGCGTCATCCGCCTCGCCTTCGACCTGTTCGGTGAATCCTACGACGACAAGCTGGCCGCCCTGCTGGCCTGCCTGCTCGATGCGCCGGAGGGCGACATCGTCGAGATCGGTTCGCTGTTCGGGCGCTCGGCCAGCGTGCTGCTGTCTGGACGCGCGCTGGGCCAGGCGGAGCGGCCCTTGTTCGTCTTCGATCCCTGGAGTTCGGAGGTCGGCGCGCAGAAGGACCTGCCGCAGATCATGCAGGACTATACGCGCGCGGCCGGCCTGGAACGCGTCGCCTTGGCGTTCGAGGCGACGTTCGCGGCTCTCGCGCCGCAGGGCGCGATGACCGCCTATCGCACGCCTTCCGTCTCGGGCCACGCGATCTACAGGGGCGACGCCGACGGCGAGGCCGTACGCCTCTTCAAGACGCGGCCGGCGCTGAAGCCTTCCGGCCGCATCGCCCTGCTGCACATCGACGGCAATCACGACGCGCCCTGCGCGGCTGAGGACGTCTCGCTCTGGTCGCCGCTGGTTCCACCAGGCGGATGGGTGGCGATCGACGATTATTGCTGGCGCTATGGCGATGGGCCCAAGCTCGCGGGCGACGCCTTGCTGGAGCGTTGGGGCAACGGCGTCGCCCGCGCATTCGTAGCGGGCGATTGCCTCTTCATTCAGCGCGCCTGA
- a CDS encoding aminotransferase class I/II-fold pyridoxal phosphate-dependent enzyme codes for MFSRGFARSSAPAVKPIEPLVIARPELPQAEALLPYLRRIDAARWYSNFGPLLTEFEARLTARFEPDTQVVTCANGTQGLALCLQALQLAPGSLCAVPAYTFVATAHAVISAGLIPYFLDVDPDTWTLQPHTVREALAHAPAPVSAVILVAPFGLTPDLAPWLELREQTGVQVVVDAAAAFDAVHSAALPTVVSLHATKVLGIGEGGFLATEDHRLAQRVRQLTTFGFRGSRDSQMPATNAKLSEYAAAIGLAALDAWPHNRLRWLRAAQGLRAATTHLPQVAFQPGWGLSWATSVCSVQLPDGMAATVERGLSEQGVETRRWWGLGCQTNPAFADCPRGDLTQTDRLGQAVIGLPFSIDLDHEQISRVAAALAASVD; via the coding sequence ATGTTCAGTCGCGGTTTCGCCCGATCCAGCGCTCCGGCCGTCAAGCCGATCGAGCCGCTGGTGATCGCACGTCCCGAGCTTCCCCAGGCCGAAGCCCTACTGCCTTACCTGCGTCGAATCGACGCCGCCCGCTGGTATTCCAACTTCGGACCCTTGCTCACCGAGTTCGAAGCCAGGCTGACGGCCCGGTTCGAACCGGACACCCAGGTCGTGACCTGCGCCAATGGAACGCAAGGTCTGGCCTTGTGTCTGCAAGCCCTGCAGCTTGCGCCGGGCAGCCTTTGCGCCGTGCCGGCCTACACCTTCGTGGCCACGGCGCATGCGGTCATCTCCGCCGGCCTGATCCCCTATTTTCTGGACGTCGATCCCGACACCTGGACGCTGCAACCGCACACCGTCCGCGAGGCCCTGGCCCACGCGCCCGCGCCGGTCTCCGCCGTCATTCTCGTCGCGCCCTTCGGCTTGACGCCCGACCTGGCGCCTTGGCTGGAGCTTCGCGAGCAGACCGGCGTGCAGGTCGTCGTCGACGCCGCCGCGGCGTTCGACGCCGTCCACTCGGCCGCCTTGCCCACGGTCGTGAGCCTGCACGCCACCAAGGTGCTCGGTATCGGCGAAGGCGGTTTCCTGGCGACCGAGGATCATCGCCTGGCCCAGCGCGTGAGGCAGCTCACCACCTTTGGCTTTCGCGGATCGCGGGACTCCCAAATGCCCGCCACCAACGCCAAGCTCAGCGAATATGCCGCCGCGATTGGGCTGGCGGCCCTGGACGCCTGGCCCCACAATCGTTTGCGCTGGCTGCGCGCCGCCCAAGGTCTGCGCGCGGCGACGACCCATCTGCCCCAGGTGGCCTTCCAACCCGGCTGGGGATTGAGCTGGGCGACCAGCGTCTGCAGCGTTCAACTGCCGGACGGGATGGCCGCGACCGTCGAGCGCGGACTGAGCGAGCAGGGCGTGGAGACCCGTCGCTGGTGGGGACTCGGCTGCCAGACCAATCCGGCCTTCGCGGACTGCCCGCGAGGCGACCTGACCCAGACCGACCGTCTGGGCCAAGCCGTCATCGGCCTGCCGTTCTCGATCGATCTCGACCACGAGCAGATCAGCCGCGTCGCCGCGGCGCTCGCGGCCTCTGTCGACTAG